Proteins encoded in a region of the Bacillus sp. T3 genome:
- a CDS encoding benzoate/H(+) symporter BenE family transporter: MCRCSAGISLIGVLLSSLQRGFSGEKYRMSALFAFVIALSNLSFFHISAPVWGLLVGAVIAKTVEK; the protein is encoded by the coding sequence TTGTGTCGATGTTCAGCCGGCATTTCCTTAATTGGAGTTCTGCTTTCTAGCTTGCAGAGAGGCTTCTCAGGCGAAAAATACCGCATGAGTGCATTGTTTGCATTCGTCATTGCTTTATCCAATCTATCGTTTTTCCACATCAGCGCACCCGTATGGGGATTGCTCGTTGGCGCAGTCATCGCGAAAACAGTGGAGAAGTAA
- a CDS encoding DoxX family membrane protein, translated as MVVGFLRENKIAAVLLTLLRLYLGYSWLTAGWEKLTGGGFDATGYLKNAIANPVKGPDGHVVYSWYVHFLENVALPHVDFFNTIVPLGEFLIGLGLILGCLTTAAMLFGLVMNFSFFLAGTVSHNPTDIFLGFIILFAGFNAGKYGLDYWVVPFIRKTILKKTD; from the coding sequence TTGGTAGTTGGCTTTTTACGAGAGAATAAAATTGCTGCTGTGCTTTTAACATTGCTTCGACTTTATCTTGGTTACTCCTGGTTAACAGCAGGCTGGGAAAAGTTAACTGGAGGAGGCTTCGATGCAACAGGATATTTGAAGAACGCTATCGCTAATCCAGTCAAAGGACCGGACGGCCATGTGGTTTATAGCTGGTATGTCCATTTCTTAGAAAATGTTGCTCTCCCACATGTTGATTTCTTTAACACGATTGTTCCATTAGGGGAATTCTTAATTGGACTTGGTTTAATTCTTGGTTGCTTAACAACTGCAGCCATGCTCTTTGGATTAGTCATGAACTTTTCATTTTTCTTAGCTGGAACCGTATCCCACAACCCAACCGATATTTTCTTAGGGTTCATCATCCTGTTCGCTGGGTTTAATGCAGGGAAATATGGCTTAGACTACTGGGTCGTTCCATTTATCCGTAAAACGATATTAAAAAAAACGGATTAA
- a CDS encoding A24 family peptidase — protein sequence MLLNLSLILILIISFITDLKNRRILNILTFPTMLIGLTYHAISAGLDGLIFSGLGLLLGLGLLFIPYLMDGMGAGDVKLLAAIGALKGTAFVLGAFLFTAIIGGLIATIILISKKELLLTIKRLLFLQK from the coding sequence ATGCTACTAAATCTATCATTAATACTCATTCTGATAATCTCATTCATTACTGATCTCAAAAACAGACGAATACTAAATATATTAACCTTTCCAACTATGCTGATTGGATTAACATACCATGCGATATCTGCTGGCCTCGACGGTCTCATTTTCAGCGGACTTGGATTATTGCTAGGCCTCGGCCTACTTTTTATACCATACCTAATGGACGGAATGGGCGCGGGCGACGTCAAGCTCCTCGCGGCAATCGGAGCACTAAAAGGCACAGCCTTCGTCTTAGGCGCATTCCTATTCACCGCCATCATCGGCGGTCTGATTGCTACCATCATCCTAATCTCAAAAAAAGAGCTACTTCTTACTATAAAACGACTTCTTTTTTTACAAAAATAG
- a CDS encoding Ger(x)C family spore germination protein, protein MAAARTKMQEKIARTLFWGHADATVFGEKMAKKGIREHLDFFARTLDARLRNKVFVCEGEAKDFLPSVPHLEDSASDTLNELSQFQISMDVTMSQLMQMMSNETGGALLPYVKTETSKGKGKMKGKTQLALNGVAVFEEDKMIERLDDSLTRGILWVRDEVDFATITADVDDENGKITSFLIRSHTKLIPNIKNGKWSITIQCKTEDDLVQNASTLDIRKSETIQMIEKKLEERLETRIKQTVERVQQDLQVDVLKFNRAFQRKYPKAWKQAKADWKDIYPDIEVSYDITVKVLRPGLSTEPTAVPDKEVKGK, encoded by the coding sequence ATCGCTGCAGCTAGGACAAAAATGCAGGAAAAAATCGCTAGAACCCTGTTCTGGGGCCATGCCGACGCCACCGTATTTGGCGAAAAGATGGCCAAAAAAGGCATCAGAGAACATCTGGATTTTTTTGCCCGTACACTGGATGCTCGGTTAAGAAACAAGGTGTTCGTTTGTGAAGGCGAGGCAAAGGATTTTCTCCCGAGCGTCCCGCACTTGGAGGACAGCGCGTCCGATACGCTCAATGAGCTATCACAATTTCAAATCAGCATGGATGTGACGATGAGCCAGTTAATGCAAATGATGTCCAATGAAACAGGAGGGGCACTCTTGCCATACGTGAAGACAGAAACTTCAAAGGGAAAAGGAAAAATGAAGGGGAAAACGCAATTAGCACTAAACGGTGTCGCCGTTTTTGAGGAAGACAAAATGATCGAAAGGCTGGATGATTCGCTTACGAGAGGGATACTCTGGGTTCGAGATGAAGTAGACTTCGCCACAATAACCGCTGATGTCGATGACGAAAACGGAAAGATCACATCATTCTTGATTCGTTCCCATACAAAGCTCATCCCAAACATCAAGAATGGAAAATGGAGCATCACAATCCAATGCAAAACGGAAGATGACCTCGTTCAAAATGCCAGTACGTTAGACATTCGCAAATCTGAGACGATTCAAATGATTGAAAAAAAATTAGAAGAAAGGCTGGAAACCCGGATCAAACAAACCGTCGAAAGGGTCCAACAGGATTTGCAAGTCGACGTCTTAAAATTTAACCGAGCCTTTCAGCGCAAGTATCCAAAAGCGTGGAAGCAAGCAAAGGCAGACTGGAAGGACATATATCCCGATATCGAAGTGAGCTATGACATTACGGTAAAAGTATTAAGACCTGGACTATCAACAGAACCAACAGCAGTTCCAGACAAAGAGGTGAAAGGAAAATGA
- a CDS encoding benzoate/H(+) symporter BenE family transporter, translating to MMWQPGIGALESSKFQPPIQKIVTFSGIFSIIASFLGGQSANIAGMMTAICSNSEAGVVQKRYIASVVSGILTVLFGVFAWKIVPFIQSLPQAFVSMFSRHFLNWSSAF from the coding sequence ATGATGTGGCAGCCAGGAATTGGAGCGCTTGAAAGCTCAAAATTTCAACCGCCGATTCAAAAAATTGTAACCTTTAGTGGAATCTTTTCGATTATAGCGAGCTTCTTGGGAGGGCAAAGTGCCAATATCGCAGGCATGATGACCGCGATATGCTCTAATTCAGAAGCGGGGGTCGTACAGAAGCGGTACATCGCTTCAGTCGTATCAGGAATCCTAACCGTTTTGTTTGGGGTGTTTGCTTGGAAAATTGTTCCCTTTATCCAATCGTTACCACAAGCCTTTGTGTCGATGTTCAGCCGGCATTTCCTTAATTGGAGTTCTGCTTTCTAG
- a CDS encoding N-acetylmuramoyl-L-alanine amidase, whose protein sequence is MVKIFIDPGHGGSDPGAIGNGLQEKNLTLQIATTLQNILLNEYDGVSLLMSRTGDQTVSLSERTTAANNWGADFYMSIHINSGGGTGFESYIYPGVGAPTTTYQTIIHDEIVKVVDFANRGKKTADFHVLRESNMPAMLTENGFIDNSTDASKLKSGAFLTTIARGHANGLARAFNLTKKPTVLYKVQIGAFSVKANADNLATEAKAKGFDAVVLLRDGLYKVQIGAFSSKENADSLAAKARAAGFDAIVYAE, encoded by the coding sequence ATGGTGAAAATTTTTATTGATCCTGGGCATGGCGGGTCAGATCCTGGCGCAATCGGAAATGGATTGCAGGAGAAAAATCTTACGTTACAAATTGCCACTACTCTACAAAATATTCTATTAAATGAATATGATGGCGTATCACTCCTCATGAGTCGGACAGGCGATCAGACTGTTAGTTTAAGTGAAAGAACGACTGCAGCCAACAATTGGGGAGCAGACTTTTATATGTCCATCCATATTAATTCTGGTGGAGGGACAGGCTTTGAAAGCTATATTTACCCGGGAGTTGGAGCCCCGACGACCACCTATCAAACGATCATCCACGATGAAATTGTTAAGGTAGTAGATTTTGCAAACCGAGGTAAAAAAACAGCAGACTTCCACGTGTTACGAGAATCAAATATGCCAGCCATGTTAACTGAAAATGGATTTATTGATAATAGCACTGATGCTAGCAAATTAAAATCAGGTGCTTTCTTAACGACAATTGCTAGAGGTCACGCGAATGGATTAGCACGAGCTTTCAATTTAACGAAAAAGCCAACTGTTCTGTATAAGGTTCAAATCGGGGCTTTTAGTGTTAAAGCGAATGCGGACAACCTTGCAACAGAAGCCAAGGCAAAAGGATTTGATGCCGTTGTTCTACTAAGAGATGGCCTATACAAGGTTCAAATCGGCGCGTTCTCTTCGAAAGAAAATGCGGATTCCCTTGCTGCTAAAGCAAGAGCAGCTGGCTTTGATGCGATTGTTTATGCGGAATGA
- a CDS encoding pilus assembly protein TadG-related protein, with translation MNRFINNQNGAVAVIIALLMSVFLGISALVIDGGMLYMEKQKLRNVADAAALAGAQELPTTPDRAVSKAIEAINLNEEDPNEFTITFSKNNHRITVRAEKSVDLVFAKVLGFAEAKVDAVSHSEIGTLTSGRGAVPVGVEYTSPLIFGEIKRLKVEDATVGNFGALAIQGPGANIYEEDFKMGYDQELRINQIVNTQTGNLAGPTVRAVNYRISACPTSTYLDFPEDCPRVVLVPVFQSVVTEQNQVKAVKIVGFAEFFIENVTSSGTSAEIVGRFIEETASGEIAYDSSNYGAYGYKLTR, from the coding sequence ATGAACAGATTCATCAACAATCAAAACGGTGCAGTCGCTGTTATCATTGCGCTCTTGATGTCTGTTTTTCTGGGCATCTCCGCTCTTGTCATCGACGGCGGGATGCTCTACATGGAAAAGCAGAAATTGCGTAATGTTGCGGATGCAGCCGCTCTGGCCGGGGCACAGGAATTGCCCACCACACCAGACCGGGCAGTATCAAAAGCAATCGAAGCGATCAATCTTAATGAGGAAGATCCTAATGAATTCACCATTACTTTTAGTAAAAATAATCACCGAATAACCGTCCGCGCCGAGAAAAGCGTCGATCTAGTGTTTGCCAAAGTCCTTGGCTTTGCTGAGGCTAAAGTAGATGCTGTCTCCCATAGTGAAATCGGGACACTTACATCAGGCAGAGGGGCGGTCCCAGTCGGAGTCGAGTATACAAGCCCATTAATCTTCGGCGAAATCAAACGACTCAAAGTAGAAGACGCAACAGTCGGTAACTTCGGTGCACTTGCCATACAAGGACCGGGTGCCAATATTTACGAAGAAGATTTCAAAATGGGCTATGACCAAGAGCTTCGCATCAATCAAATCGTCAACACACAAACAGGGAACTTAGCTGGCCCAACAGTCAGAGCGGTCAACTACCGAATCTCAGCCTGTCCAACGTCAACGTATTTGGACTTTCCTGAAGACTGCCCAAGAGTCGTGCTCGTCCCAGTTTTCCAATCAGTCGTTACCGAACAAAATCAAGTAAAGGCTGTAAAGATCGTCGGTTTTGCTGAATTCTTTATCGAAAATGTAACATCCAGCGGAACATCTGCTGAAATAGTCGGCCGCTTTATCGAAGAAACTGCTTCAGGTGAAATTGCCTACGACTCATCAAACTATGGGGCATATGGCTACAAGTTAACAAGATAA
- a CDS encoding TadE family protein, protein MIRSQKGQATVELALCLVILLLIVFGIIDFGRIFQAYLTTNHASREGARLATLGAADTEIINATKSAAQSLGTEELTVTITPQKELRKRGVYVTVFTTYPVTISVPLMEKMLPNPFIVKSKTVMRVE, encoded by the coding sequence ATGATTCGCTCGCAAAAAGGCCAAGCAACAGTCGAACTAGCACTTTGCCTTGTGATTCTCTTGCTAATCGTCTTTGGCATTATCGACTTTGGAAGAATTTTTCAAGCCTATCTAACGACCAATCATGCCAGTCGCGAAGGGGCACGCTTAGCGACACTAGGCGCGGCCGATACAGAAATCATCAACGCGACGAAGAGCGCAGCGCAAAGCTTGGGCACAGAAGAACTTACGGTCACCATTACACCACAAAAGGAATTACGGAAAAGAGGCGTATATGTAACGGTTTTTACCACCTATCCTGTGACCATTTCCGTCCCACTGATGGAAAAAATGCTGCCTAACCCTTTTATAGTAAAAAGCAAAACCGTGATGAGGGTCGAATGA
- a CDS encoding AAA family ATPase, translating into MLINYLVLSSKVSFANKIAEMIQTKHHITKTLTIETDLKKELETTSAPSIIIIGQFQQQNPYEIAREFALKYHHTAVLLMLPPDQIDLKQALHAGVADILPLSSSKEDLLLSFGKIEQTLALKFDSAPIQQPVVQQKDGKIIVFLSTKGGVGKTTLAVNAATALAKKNLAVAIIDLDLQFGDVPLLLDKEPKATIYDWVKESLDEKDGQVESYMIKHHSGVEFIAAPPLPEFAELITGDHVSRLIEELKKRYDVVIIDTPPSLVETNLVALDHADDILLITSFDLPALKNGKLALDTMALLGFTEKIKIVLNRDAEMKGMSFESIEGVLGKKVFARIPSDYLTVIASINKGIPFVTAAPRTAVAKTTMKFAEGLVTNSTIKLTEKPKKSRSVTAKFFKKRTL; encoded by the coding sequence ATGCTAATTAACTACCTAGTCCTAAGCTCAAAAGTCTCCTTTGCTAATAAAATAGCCGAAATGATACAAACCAAGCACCACATCACCAAAACACTCACGATCGAAACCGACCTAAAAAAAGAACTCGAAACAACCAGTGCGCCGTCCATCATCATCATCGGCCAGTTTCAACAACAAAACCCATACGAGATTGCCCGCGAATTTGCGCTCAAATACCATCACACGGCCGTACTGCTCATGTTGCCGCCCGACCAAATCGACCTCAAGCAAGCACTGCACGCAGGAGTCGCAGACATCCTGCCACTGTCGAGTTCAAAGGAAGACCTCCTTCTTTCTTTTGGGAAAATAGAGCAGACACTTGCGCTTAAGTTTGATAGCGCGCCTATTCAGCAACCGGTCGTCCAACAAAAGGACGGCAAAATCATCGTCTTTCTAAGCACAAAGGGAGGAGTTGGCAAAACGACGCTTGCCGTCAACGCGGCCACAGCACTCGCCAAAAAGAATCTAGCCGTTGCCATCATCGACCTCGATCTGCAGTTCGGCGACGTGCCATTGCTGCTCGATAAAGAACCGAAAGCGACCATCTACGACTGGGTCAAAGAATCACTCGACGAAAAGGACGGCCAGGTCGAGTCCTATATGATTAAGCACCACTCCGGTGTCGAATTCATCGCTGCACCCCCGCTGCCGGAGTTCGCTGAGCTTATCACTGGTGATCATGTGTCACGCCTAATTGAGGAGCTGAAGAAACGCTACGATGTCGTCATCATCGACACACCGCCGAGCCTGGTCGAAACGAATCTTGTTGCCCTCGACCATGCCGATGATATCCTGCTAATCACGTCCTTTGACCTGCCAGCTCTAAAGAATGGCAAACTGGCTCTCGACACAATGGCCCTACTCGGCTTTACTGAAAAAATAAAAATTGTCCTAAATCGAGACGCCGAAATGAAAGGCATGAGCTTTGAATCAATCGAAGGTGTACTAGGGAAAAAAGTATTCGCCAGAATCCCAAGCGACTATTTGACTGTAATCGCCTCAATCAACAAAGGCATCCCATTCGTCACCGCCGCCCCGCGCACAGCTGTTGCTAAAACAACAATGAAATTCGCTGAGGGCCTAGTTACGAATTCAACCATCAAACTAACCGAAAAGCCAAAAAAATCGCGCAGCGTCACTGCAAAATTTTTCAAGAAAAGAACTTTATAA
- a CDS encoding type II secretion system F family protein → MLWLLFIALTSLFGSLGMLFKPKGSLVDRLHKFFPIEIQEEQEEDEQTEKRRRLKFDLTELKTLLAKLSGKFLTKKNSSKWEQKLEAANLPLKTEEFTAVRIMSGLGLATATTILKLPLAIIFVGAMLGNHLPAVYVNQKIKKRRARCMTQLPQALGTMATSMKSGYSFLQAMQVIAQEVPDPIGTEFKKTLREINLGVPLEEAFENLITRLPTDDIKIVANAIVIQRSTGGNLTQILDTIQETITDRVRIKEELRALTAQGKMSAWIISLLPVILGVILNLMNPEYFQPMLTHPLGWTFLGFGTISGIIGWFVIQKIVNIEV, encoded by the coding sequence ATGCTATGGCTACTATTTATCGCACTAACTAGCCTGTTTGGGTCACTAGGAATGCTTTTCAAACCGAAAGGCAGTTTAGTCGACCGTCTGCACAAATTTTTCCCTATAGAAATCCAAGAAGAACAGGAAGAGGATGAGCAAACCGAAAAACGTCGACGCCTTAAATTTGACCTAACTGAACTCAAAACCCTGCTCGCCAAACTATCAGGAAAATTTTTAACAAAGAAAAACTCTTCTAAATGGGAGCAAAAACTTGAAGCCGCCAATCTCCCGCTCAAAACAGAAGAATTCACAGCAGTCAGAATTATGTCAGGTCTAGGTCTAGCTACAGCAACCACCATTCTAAAGCTGCCGCTAGCCATCATTTTCGTCGGTGCTATGCTAGGAAACCACCTGCCAGCAGTATACGTCAACCAAAAAATCAAAAAACGCCGCGCACGCTGCATGACTCAGCTGCCGCAGGCACTCGGTACAATGGCAACATCAATGAAATCCGGGTACAGCTTCCTCCAGGCCATGCAAGTCATCGCCCAAGAAGTACCCGACCCAATCGGGACCGAATTCAAAAAAACACTGCGAGAAATCAATCTTGGTGTACCGCTCGAGGAAGCATTCGAAAACCTAATCACCCGTCTCCCGACCGACGACATTAAAATTGTTGCTAATGCAATCGTCATTCAACGGTCAACAGGTGGCAACCTAACGCAAATTTTGGACACAATCCAAGAAACCATTACCGACCGTGTCCGCATCAAAGAAGAACTCCGAGCCCTAACGGCACAAGGAAAAATGTCCGCCTGGATCATCTCCTTGCTCCCCGTCATCCTCGGTGTCATCCTAAATTTGATGAACCCGGAATACTTCCAGCCTATGCTCACCCACCCGCTCGGCTGGACCTTCCTCGGCTTTGGCACCATCTCAGGCATCATCGGCTGGTTCGTCATCCAAAAAATCGTCAACATCGAGGTGTAA
- a CDS encoding benzoate/H(+) symporter BenE family transporter, translating to MGQPERTNEPISDSLQEKNKTSFLKDFTSQNVSAGLISFTLIMTGPALIILQAAKAGQFTGEQTINWIFAVYFFGGLFGIVLPLLFRVPITGGHSISGVAFLATMTAQFTYPQLIGGYVMSGLFILLIGLTGLFTKMMKWVPIEVISAMLAGLVANYVVKIVQDVKDLPIIGAATLISFLISMKFSRRIPAVMISVVVAFITLLLTQDFTISSSGFSFAIPTLQMPEFTWMGFVTLALPLAMLILSNDVAARNWSA from the coding sequence ATGGGACAGCCAGAACGAACAAATGAACCAATAAGTGATTCATTGCAAGAAAAAAACAAGACATCTTTCTTAAAAGATTTTACCAGCCAAAATGTATCAGCTGGACTTATTTCTTTTACGTTGATCATGACAGGCCCAGCATTAATTATTTTACAAGCAGCGAAGGCAGGACAGTTCACTGGTGAGCAAACGATCAATTGGATTTTTGCCGTATACTTCTTTGGCGGGTTATTTGGGATCGTTTTGCCACTCTTATTTAGAGTTCCGATTACGGGAGGCCACTCGATTTCAGGGGTCGCCTTTTTAGCCACCATGACAGCACAGTTTACGTATCCACAGCTAATTGGTGGATATGTGATGTCTGGGTTATTCATTTTACTTATCGGCTTAACGGGTCTTTTTACAAAAATGATGAAATGGGTTCCAATTGAAGTCATTTCTGCGATGTTAGCAGGTCTTGTGGCCAATTATGTGGTGAAGATTGTTCAAGACGTAAAGGATTTACCGATTATTGGTGCTGCAACCTTAATTAGCTTTTTAATCAGTATGAAATTCTCAAGACGGATTCCAGCCGTCATGATATCGGTCGTTGTTGCCTTTATTACATTGCTGTTAACCCAAGATTTCACGATCTCTTCCAGCGGGTTTTCTTTTGCTATCCCTACTCTACAAATGCCGGAATTTACGTGGATGGGGTTCGTAACACTGGCGTTGCCGCTCGCGATGCTGATTTTAAGTAATGATGTGGCAGCCAGGAATTGGAGCGCTTGA
- a CDS encoding endospore germination permease — MIERGRISSFQLAVMMNPTIIATALLIIPSITAAKAERDMWLSQVWGSLMGHLAVLLAILLHKHYPNLTVIEYAQQIVGKIPGKLIGIGYIFTYLHVNGIILREYGEFIAGSFLFKTPMTVILGSMALVCAFSVRGGLETIARTAQHFVPMVITLWLIIVIFLLGDLKVENMFPMFENGITPSMMGATTPGAWFSEYFLIAFILPYINDREKATKWANISVISVLFILVLTNLVALLVFGEITSDLMYPVMNAARYVSIAEFFQHLESVVMAIWILGTFIKISVFYYVLALGFAQLLNLSEYKTMVLPLGFLLVCVAMWSAPNLTALKEFLGTALVFYLIFMHIVLPGILLLITLIRKKINRKLQGSKDEQPSF, encoded by the coding sequence ATGATCGAAAGAGGAAGAATCTCATCGTTTCAATTGGCGGTCATGATGAACCCAACGATTATCGCCACAGCACTACTGATTATCCCGTCCATCACAGCGGCAAAAGCCGAACGGGATATGTGGCTATCCCAGGTTTGGGGCTCACTCATGGGCCATCTCGCCGTATTGTTGGCCATTCTCTTACATAAACACTATCCGAATCTGACTGTCATCGAATACGCCCAGCAAATTGTCGGCAAGATTCCAGGTAAGCTCATCGGCATTGGCTATATCTTTACCTACCTCCACGTAAATGGAATTATTTTACGAGAATATGGAGAATTTATCGCAGGGAGTTTTTTGTTTAAAACACCTATGACGGTGATTCTTGGCAGCATGGCTCTCGTCTGTGCCTTTTCCGTTCGCGGTGGGCTCGAGACGATTGCAAGGACTGCCCAGCATTTTGTGCCAATGGTCATCACCCTTTGGCTCATCATTGTGATTTTTCTGCTTGGAGATTTAAAGGTTGAAAACATGTTTCCGATGTTTGAAAACGGGATTACGCCTTCGATGATGGGGGCAACCACTCCGGGTGCTTGGTTCAGCGAATATTTTCTGATCGCCTTCATCCTGCCGTATATCAATGACCGGGAAAAGGCAACGAAATGGGCGAACATTTCCGTCATCAGCGTCCTATTTATTCTAGTCTTAACCAACTTAGTCGCCTTACTAGTTTTCGGAGAAATCACCTCCGATCTGATGTATCCCGTGATGAACGCAGCACGATACGTCAGCATTGCTGAATTTTTCCAGCATCTAGAATCAGTGGTCATGGCGATTTGGATTTTAGGAACCTTTATCAAAATATCCGTCTTTTATTACGTATTGGCTCTAGGATTCGCCCAGCTCCTCAACCTGTCCGAATACAAAACAATGGTCCTGCCACTGGGCTTCCTATTAGTCTGTGTAGCAATGTGGTCAGCTCCGAATCTAACAGCCTTAAAGGAATTCCTAGGAACAGCCCTAGTATTTTATTTAATTTTCATGCACATTGTCCTCCCAGGCATCCTATTACTCATCACCTTGATCCGCAAAAAAATAAACCGCAAACTACAGGGGTCAAAAGATGAACAGCCTTCTTTTTAA
- a CDS encoding type II secretion system F family protein: MLLFLSILLFGFTTLIIFLIFIKIGEDNRTIQRRLKNIGREHHHLVEQEIDETKQKKPLKERLIVPLISYMRGVVNKQMGKQKQAVLEKKLHEAGTPFGLKPVDFQLLQIAMASITFIAFLLLSSIGGKETLKGVMFALIAGLFALVYPSMYLTAKKKKRIKTIEREMPDFFDMVNVSIEAGMGLDGALKRVCTQIHGPLAAEFKLALEDMKLGKSRKNAFEELRDRIPSEFFKSVINSIIQADQMGIGMTKVLRAQTERMREQKKQAVKEQAMKAPVKMLIPMVLFIFPTLFIILLGPVVINLITKWM; encoded by the coding sequence ATGCTCTTATTTTTAAGTATCTTACTATTCGGCTTCACCACACTCATCATCTTTCTTATTTTTATAAAAATAGGGGAGGATAACCGCACCATCCAAAGAAGACTGAAGAACATCGGGCGTGAGCACCACCACCTTGTCGAACAAGAAATCGACGAAACAAAACAAAAAAAACCGCTCAAAGAGAGACTAATAGTCCCTCTCATCTCGTATATGCGCGGAGTCGTCAACAAACAAATGGGCAAGCAAAAACAAGCGGTTCTCGAAAAGAAGTTACACGAAGCAGGCACACCCTTCGGCCTTAAACCCGTCGATTTCCAACTGCTACAAATCGCTATGGCTTCCATCACATTTATAGCTTTCCTATTACTTTCTTCCATCGGCGGGAAAGAAACACTAAAAGGCGTAATGTTCGCCCTAATTGCAGGTCTATTTGCTTTAGTCTATCCATCAATGTACTTAACCGCAAAAAAGAAAAAACGAATCAAAACAATCGAAAGGGAAATGCCCGACTTCTTCGACATGGTCAACGTCTCCATTGAAGCGGGCATGGGACTAGACGGAGCACTGAAACGAGTCTGCACCCAAATTCACGGTCCGCTAGCGGCAGAATTCAAACTAGCACTAGAAGATATGAAGCTAGGCAAATCACGAAAAAACGCATTTGAAGAACTCCGCGACCGCATTCCCTCCGAGTTCTTCAAGAGCGTCATCAATTCCATCATCCAAGCCGATCAAATGGGAATCGGCATGACTAAGGTCCTCCGGGCCCAAACTGAACGTATGCGAGAACAAAAAAAACAAGCCGTCAAAGAACAAGCCATGAAAGCACCCGTCAAAATGCTCATCCCCATGGTCCTGTTCATCTTCCCAACCCTATTCATCATTCTACTCGGCCCTGTTGTCATCAACCTCATCACCAAATGGATGTAA
- the cpaB gene encoding Flp pilus assembly protein CpaB, with protein MNTKKIWMLSMIIASIFTITFYFYLSSGVNRKEQTASTQANNVASAKKEKTTGENATQSAKTKEMLKISPNKRAISIAVDHVKGVSGLIRPGNIVDVIAYIPENAEGVSKTEILLQEIKVLAVGSKTTADIDPTVELTYPSVTVEVTPEQAIAVATVSVKGSLTFMLRKTPDQESSKAKTNTKSQKGEMTNAN; from the coding sequence ATGAATACGAAAAAAATCTGGATGCTGTCGATGATCATCGCATCCATTTTTACCATAACTTTTTATTTTTATTTAAGCAGCGGAGTCAACCGAAAAGAACAAACAGCTTCAACCCAAGCTAACAACGTCGCATCTGCCAAAAAGGAAAAAACAACAGGCGAAAACGCAACCCAATCAGCCAAAACCAAAGAAATGCTAAAAATAAGCCCTAACAAACGCGCTATTTCGATTGCCGTTGACCACGTTAAAGGAGTATCCGGCCTGATTCGCCCAGGAAATATTGTCGATGTCATCGCCTATATCCCGGAAAATGCGGAGGGAGTCTCAAAAACCGAAATCCTCCTACAGGAGATAAAGGTACTTGCAGTAGGTAGCAAAACAACCGCCGATATTGACCCGACTGTTGAACTCACCTACCCAAGCGTGACCGTTGAAGTCACACCTGAGCAGGCCATCGCCGTCGCGACCGTATCCGTCAAAGGCTCGCTCACCTTCATGCTGCGCAAAACCCCTGATCAGGAAAGCAGCAAAGCAAAAACAAATACGAAATCCCAAAAAGGAGAAATGACCAATGCTAATTAA